The Microbacterium sp. LWH7-1.2 genome window below encodes:
- the guaA gene encoding glutamine-hydrolyzing GMP synthase: MTQSPSQTATDTSQRPVLVVDFGAQYAQLIARRVREAGVYSEIVPHTASAADIAAKNPVGIILSGGPSSVYEAGAPALDTGVFDLGVPTLGICYGFQVMAQALGGEVANTGLREYGATDAVVANDGGVLLAGQPLEQNVWMSHGDQVSRAPEGFEVLAATAATPVAAFGSDERRLYGVQWHPEVKHSDHGQRVIENFLHKAAGLPADWNSGNVIAEQVAKIQAQVGTGRVICGLSGGVDSAVAAALVHKAVGDQLVCIFVDHGLLRKHEREQVEQDYVASTGVRLVTVDAREQFLNALAGVSDPEQKRKIIGREFIRTFEQAEAALVAEAEADGEPIRFLVQGTLYPDVVESGGGTGTANIKSHHNVGGLPEDLQFELVEPLRTLFKDEVRAIGRELGLPEVIVGRQPFPGPGLGIRIVGEVTADRLEILRDADAIAREELTKAGLDGEIWQCPVVLLADVRSVGVQGDGRTYGHPIVLRPVSSEDAMTADWTRLPYDVLSRISNRITNEVREVNRVVLDVTSKPPGTIEWE, translated from the coding sequence TTGACCCAGAGCCCTTCACAAACAGCGACCGATACGTCCCAGCGCCCCGTTCTCGTCGTCGATTTCGGCGCCCAGTATGCGCAGCTGATCGCGCGCCGTGTGCGCGAGGCGGGCGTCTACAGCGAGATCGTCCCGCACACCGCGAGCGCCGCCGACATCGCGGCGAAGAACCCGGTCGGCATCATCCTGTCGGGCGGCCCGTCGTCGGTGTACGAAGCGGGCGCCCCCGCGCTCGACACCGGGGTCTTCGACCTCGGCGTGCCGACGCTGGGCATCTGCTACGGCTTCCAGGTCATGGCGCAGGCGCTCGGCGGCGAGGTCGCGAACACCGGACTCCGTGAGTACGGAGCGACGGATGCCGTCGTCGCGAACGACGGTGGTGTGCTGCTGGCTGGGCAGCCCCTCGAGCAGAACGTCTGGATGAGCCACGGCGACCAGGTGTCGCGCGCACCGGAGGGCTTCGAGGTGCTCGCGGCGACGGCTGCCACGCCGGTCGCCGCCTTCGGCAGCGACGAGCGGCGCCTGTACGGTGTGCAGTGGCACCCCGAGGTCAAGCACTCCGACCACGGCCAGCGGGTCATCGAGAACTTCCTGCACAAGGCGGCGGGTCTTCCGGCCGACTGGAACAGCGGCAATGTCATCGCCGAGCAGGTCGCGAAGATCCAGGCGCAGGTCGGCACAGGCCGCGTGATCTGCGGTCTGTCGGGCGGTGTCGACTCCGCTGTCGCGGCGGCCCTCGTGCACAAGGCCGTCGGCGACCAGCTCGTCTGCATCTTCGTCGATCACGGGCTCCTCCGTAAGCACGAGCGCGAGCAGGTCGAGCAGGACTACGTCGCCTCGACCGGTGTGCGCCTGGTCACCGTCGACGCGCGCGAGCAGTTCCTGAACGCCCTCGCCGGAGTCAGCGATCCCGAGCAGAAGCGCAAGATCATCGGCCGCGAGTTCATCCGCACGTTCGAGCAGGCCGAGGCCGCGCTCGTCGCGGAGGCAGAGGCCGACGGCGAGCCCATCCGCTTCCTCGTGCAGGGCACGCTGTACCCCGACGTCGTCGAGTCGGGTGGCGGCACGGGCACCGCGAACATCAAGTCGCACCACAACGTCGGCGGCCTCCCCGAGGACCTGCAGTTCGAGCTCGTCGAGCCGCTGCGCACCCTGTTCAAGGACGAGGTGCGTGCGATCGGACGCGAACTGGGGCTCCCCGAGGTGATCGTGGGCCGCCAGCCGTTTCCGGGCCCCGGCCTCGGCATCCGGATCGTGGGTGAGGTCACCGCTGACCGTCTCGAGATTCTGCGCGATGCCGACGCCATCGCCCGGGAGGAGCTGACGAAGGCCGGGCTCGACGGCGAGATCTGGCAGTGCCCGGTGGTCCTCCTCGCCGACGTGCGCTCGGTCGGCGTGCAGGGCGACGGCCGCACCTACGGCCACCCGATCGTGCTGCGCCCCGTCTCGAGCGAGGACGCGATGACCGCCGACTGGACGCGCCTGCCCTACGACGTGCTCTCCAGGATCTCGAACCGCATCACCAACGAGGTCCGCGAGGTCAACCGCGTGGTGCTCGACGTGACGTCGAAGCCCCCGGGGACCATCGAGTGGGAGTGA
- a CDS encoding alpha/beta hydrolase, producing MGSITVGTENSTPIELHYKDQGAGQPVVLIHGYPLDGDSWEKQTRELLAAGFRVITYDRRGFGGSTKAGTGYDYDTFAADLNTLLETLDLRDVILVGFSMGTGELARYTRIYGTERIAKLAFLASLEPFLVERDDNAGAVPRAVFEGIVDAARSDRYAWFTQFYKDFYNLDETLGSRITEEVVRANWITAVGSAPVAAYAVVDAWIEDFRPDVAAVRDAGLPTLILHGTADNILPIDVTGRRFHEAVPAADYVEIEGAPHGLLWTHADEVNAALLAFVRA from the coding sequence ATGGGCTCCATCACCGTCGGCACCGAGAACTCGACCCCCATCGAGCTGCACTACAAGGATCAGGGGGCCGGCCAGCCGGTCGTGCTGATCCACGGCTATCCGCTCGACGGCGACAGCTGGGAGAAGCAGACCCGCGAGCTGCTCGCCGCCGGCTTCCGCGTCATCACCTATGACCGCCGCGGCTTCGGCGGATCGACGAAGGCCGGCACCGGCTACGACTACGACACCTTCGCTGCAGACCTCAACACGCTGCTCGAGACGCTCGACCTGCGCGACGTCATCCTCGTCGGGTTCTCGATGGGCACCGGCGAGCTCGCCCGCTACACCCGCATTTACGGCACCGAGCGCATCGCGAAGCTGGCATTCCTGGCATCGCTCGAGCCGTTCCTCGTCGAGCGCGACGACAACGCGGGCGCCGTGCCGCGGGCGGTCTTCGAAGGCATCGTCGATGCCGCTCGCAGCGACCGGTACGCGTGGTTCACCCAGTTCTACAAGGACTTCTACAACCTCGACGAGACGCTCGGATCGCGCATCACCGAGGAGGTCGTGCGCGCCAACTGGATCACCGCGGTGGGCAGCGCCCCGGTCGCCGCATACGCGGTCGTCGACGCATGGATCGAGGACTTCCGCCCCGATGTCGCCGCCGTCCGCGACGCGGGCCTGCCCACGCTGATCCTGCACGGCACGGCCGACAACATCCTGCCGATCGACGTCACCGGCCGCCGGTTCCACGAGGCTGTTCCCGCAGCCGACTACGTCGAGATCGAGGGCGCGCCGCACGGTCTGCTGTGGACGCACGCCGACGAGGTCAACGCCGCGCTGCTCGCGTTCGTCCGCGCCTGA
- a CDS encoding ATP-dependent Clp protease proteolytic subunit, with amino-acid sequence MSSYTIPNVVAQHPRGDRIMDVYSHLLAERVVYLGTGIDAGVANALIAQLLHLDADSPDRDVQLYINCEGGDPSAMLAVYDTMQHVRPDVATTVVGQAIGVGAVMLAAGAAGKRSVLPHARVVLHQPAGQGRGAIPDLILQADELVRVRGEVEEILARHTGQDAAKLRTDTDRDRVFTAADAVAYGLADHVLDRASAPAR; translated from the coding sequence ATGAGCTCGTACACGATCCCCAACGTGGTGGCGCAGCATCCGCGCGGCGACCGCATCATGGACGTCTACTCGCACTTGCTCGCCGAGCGGGTCGTCTACCTCGGCACGGGTATCGACGCGGGCGTCGCCAACGCGCTGATCGCGCAGCTGCTGCACCTCGACGCCGACAGCCCGGACCGCGACGTCCAGCTCTACATCAACTGCGAGGGCGGCGATCCCTCGGCGATGCTCGCGGTGTACGACACGATGCAGCACGTGCGGCCGGACGTCGCGACGACCGTCGTGGGACAGGCGATCGGCGTCGGCGCCGTGATGCTCGCGGCGGGCGCGGCCGGCAAGCGCTCGGTGCTGCCGCACGCGCGCGTCGTGCTGCACCAGCCGGCGGGCCAGGGGAGGGGCGCGATCCCCGACCTGATCCTCCAGGCCGACGAGCTGGTGCGCGTGCGCGGCGAGGTGGAGGAGATCCTCGCGAGGCACACCGGACAGGATGCGGCGAAGCTGCGGACCGACACCGACCGCGACCGCGTCTTCACCGCCGCCGACGCGGTGGCCTACGGCCTCGCCGACCACGTGCTCGATCGGGCATCTGCCCCCGCTCGCTGA
- a CDS encoding DUF3817 domain-containing protein: protein MPRAPKLASFPAIRGALKFYQICSIITGTMLLLLVAEMIVKYAVGYELFLGGSGGFLWFAPVVETASGLESTGDGFNLSLGILVAHGWFYVVYLISCFRVWSLMRWNLLRLGMLAAGGIVPLLSFFMEARVGRDVKTYLAEREAAELHSQAGHSTLTHAIPTENKR from the coding sequence ATGCCCCGCGCCCCGAAGCTCGCTTCCTTTCCGGCGATCCGCGGAGCCCTGAAGTTCTACCAGATCTGCTCGATCATCACGGGCACGATGCTGCTGCTGCTCGTCGCCGAGATGATCGTCAAGTACGCGGTCGGCTACGAGCTGTTCCTCGGTGGTTCCGGCGGATTCCTGTGGTTCGCGCCCGTCGTCGAGACGGCCTCCGGCCTCGAGTCGACCGGTGACGGGTTCAACCTGTCGCTCGGCATCCTCGTCGCCCACGGCTGGTTCTACGTGGTCTACCTGATCTCGTGCTTCCGCGTGTGGAGCCTGATGCGGTGGAACCTCCTGCGTCTGGGCATGCTCGCCGCGGGCGGCATCGTGCCCCTCCTCTCGTTCTTCATGGAGGCGCGCGTCGGCCGCGACGTCAAGACCTACCTGGCCGAGCGTGAGGCAGCCGAGCTGCACTCGCAGGCCGGGCACTCCACTCTCACCCACGCCATCCCGACGGAGAACAAGCGTTGA
- a CDS encoding ATP-dependent Clp protease proteolytic subunit, whose product MTEDIRIPHFGTEARRELFHQRVLVLDGPLDDDNGTLIATQLLALAAEDEASDIALWIHSPGGSVPSMLAIRDVMNLIPNDVATLALGLACSAGQFLLSAGARGKRRALPHARILMHQGSAGIGGSAVDVEVQADDLRHMRDTVLGLIADDTGQSVERIFEDSLHDRWYTAAEARDYGFIDGIVESFAQVVPRRRRPAGLGLGPAEVAA is encoded by the coding sequence ATGACTGAAGACATCCGGATTCCCCACTTCGGGACCGAGGCGCGGCGCGAGCTGTTCCACCAGCGCGTGCTCGTGCTCGACGGCCCGCTCGACGACGACAACGGCACCCTGATCGCGACGCAGCTGCTGGCGCTCGCGGCGGAGGACGAGGCATCCGATATCGCCCTCTGGATCCACTCTCCCGGGGGATCCGTGCCATCGATGCTCGCGATCCGCGACGTCATGAACCTCATCCCGAACGACGTGGCGACTCTCGCGCTCGGCCTCGCATGCAGCGCCGGGCAGTTCCTGCTGTCGGCGGGTGCACGAGGCAAGCGGCGCGCGCTGCCGCACGCGCGGATCCTCATGCACCAGGGCTCCGCGGGCATCGGCGGCTCAGCCGTCGATGTCGAAGTGCAGGCCGACGACCTGCGCCACATGCGCGACACCGTGCTGGGCCTCATCGCCGACGACACCGGGCAGAGCGTCGAGCGCATCTTCGAGGACTCGCTGCACGACCGCTGGTACACGGCCGCCGAGGCCCGGGACTACGGATTCATCGACGGGATCGTCGAGTCGTTCGCACAGGTGGTTCCCCGACGGCGACGGCCCGCGGGGCTCGGACTGGGACCTGCGGAGGTGGCGGCATGA
- a CDS encoding GuaB3 family IMP dehydrogenase-related protein translates to MDIELGRAKRARRAYSFDDIAVVPSRRTRNPEDVSTTWTIDAFSFDIPVLGAPMDSVVSPRTAIMLGQLGGLGVLDLEGLWTRYDDPEPLLAEIAGLEKAAATRRMQELYAEPIKPELVRDRLAEIRAGGVTVAGSLTPQRTQELYETVVAAGVDVFVIRGTTVSAEHVSSVDQPLNLKKFIYDLDVPVIVGGASTYTAALHLMRTGAAGVLVGFGGGAASTTRATLGLHAPMATAVADVAGARRDYLDESGGRYVHVIADGGVGTSGDIVKAIAMGADAVMLGVALARATDAPGQGFHWGPEAHHAKLPRGRRVRVDQVASLEEVLYGPAPVADGTANLIGALRKSMATTGYSDLKEFQRVEVVVAPYAAG, encoded by the coding sequence CGCCTACTCGTTCGACGACATCGCCGTGGTGCCGTCGCGGCGCACGCGCAACCCCGAGGACGTCTCGACCACCTGGACGATCGACGCGTTCAGCTTCGACATCCCGGTGCTGGGCGCCCCGATGGACTCGGTCGTGAGCCCGCGCACCGCGATCATGCTGGGTCAGCTCGGCGGCCTCGGCGTCCTCGACCTCGAGGGCCTCTGGACCCGCTACGACGACCCCGAGCCGCTGCTCGCCGAGATCGCCGGCCTCGAGAAGGCCGCCGCGACGCGCCGCATGCAGGAGCTCTACGCCGAGCCCATCAAGCCCGAGCTCGTGCGCGATCGCCTCGCCGAGATCCGCGCCGGGGGCGTGACGGTCGCCGGCTCCCTCACTCCGCAGCGCACCCAGGAGCTGTACGAGACGGTCGTGGCCGCCGGCGTCGACGTCTTCGTGATCCGCGGAACCACGGTCTCCGCCGAGCACGTCTCGAGCGTCGACCAGCCGCTGAACCTCAAGAAGTTCATCTACGACCTCGACGTTCCCGTCATCGTCGGCGGCGCGTCGACGTACACCGCCGCGCTGCACCTCATGCGCACGGGTGCCGCCGGCGTGCTCGTCGGCTTCGGCGGGGGAGCGGCGTCCACGACGCGCGCCACCCTGGGCCTTCACGCCCCGATGGCCACCGCGGTCGCCGACGTCGCGGGCGCGCGCCGCGACTACCTCGACGAGTCGGGCGGGCGCTATGTGCACGTCATCGCCGACGGTGGCGTGGGCACGTCGGGCGACATCGTCAAGGCGATCGCGATGGGCGCCGACGCCGTGATGCTCGGAGTCGCGCTCGCGCGGGCGACGGATGCTCCGGGCCAGGGCTTCCACTGGGGACCCGAGGCGCACCACGCCAAGCTGCCGCGCGGCCGCCGCGTGAGGGTCGACCAGGTCGCATCGCTCGAAGAGGTCCTTTACGGCCCCGCCCCGGTCGCCGACGGCACCGCGAACCTCATCGGGGCGCTGCGCAAGTCCATGGCGACGACCGGATACTCCGACCTCAAGGAGTTCCAGCGGGTCGAGGTCGTCGTCGCGCCGTACGCCGCGGGATGA
- a CDS encoding TetR/AcrR family transcriptional regulator, whose protein sequence is MTDAEVRAQIVEAADRLFYGQGIGNVGMDAVRDAAGVSLKTIYRQFPSKEQLVLGVLDHRHDLWTRGVESAVARADTPRDRLLAVYDHLAAWFEEDDFRGCGFINAFGELGATSPAVAEAVRAHKLSFEAYVDHLVADAGAPPALGPQLAILAEGAQTTAAILGSPDAAAVARGAAETLIDAAFAKPTGPDRASSRRR, encoded by the coding sequence ATGACGGACGCAGAGGTGCGCGCCCAGATCGTCGAGGCCGCCGACCGTCTGTTCTACGGTCAGGGCATCGGCAACGTCGGAATGGACGCGGTGCGCGACGCGGCCGGTGTGTCGCTGAAGACGATCTACCGTCAATTCCCCTCGAAGGAGCAGTTGGTGCTCGGCGTGCTGGATCATCGTCACGACCTGTGGACACGCGGTGTCGAAAGCGCGGTGGCACGGGCGGACACCCCCCGTGATCGTCTGCTCGCGGTGTACGACCATCTGGCCGCGTGGTTCGAGGAGGACGACTTCCGCGGTTGCGGCTTCATCAACGCCTTCGGCGAGCTCGGCGCGACGTCGCCTGCGGTCGCCGAGGCCGTGCGCGCGCACAAGCTCTCTTTCGAGGCCTACGTCGATCACCTCGTCGCCGACGCCGGTGCGCCCCCCGCGCTCGGCCCGCAGCTGGCGATCCTCGCCGAGGGCGCGCAGACGACGGCGGCGATCCTCGGCTCACCCGACGCCGCAGCCGTCGCGCGCGGTGCCGCCGAGACTCTGATCGACGCGGCGTTCGCGAAGCCGACGGGGCCGGATCGCGCGTCGTCCCGGCGACGCTAG
- a CDS encoding SURF1 family cytochrome oxidase biogenesis protein: MLRPRWIGMLLLCLVVAGVFAWLGQWQLGRAVQTNAVPPGATEEVQPLADVALPGEYLPEPLVGQRVQTRGTWVPEDFIVVQSRYNDGALGYWVTGQLRIDPDVSATVGPTSVAVALGWASTEEDARAAVEQLEGAASVSETVEVTGRLISDEGPVLPPRGEDPQTLTRMSPAALLGQWHDVDALFVYRPYIASVEAVAGLDAISSPAPVEGSGINWLNIFYAVEWAVFAGFAFYLWYRLAKDAWEKEVEDFEDDRASGDDPEPAAS; this comes from the coding sequence ATGCTGCGGCCGCGATGGATCGGGATGCTGCTGCTCTGCCTCGTCGTCGCGGGAGTGTTCGCGTGGCTCGGGCAGTGGCAGCTGGGTCGTGCGGTGCAGACGAATGCGGTGCCCCCGGGGGCGACGGAGGAGGTGCAGCCCCTCGCGGACGTCGCGCTGCCGGGCGAGTACCTCCCCGAGCCGCTGGTGGGCCAGCGCGTTCAGACGCGCGGCACTTGGGTGCCCGAGGACTTCATCGTCGTCCAGTCGCGCTACAACGACGGTGCCCTGGGCTACTGGGTGACCGGGCAGCTGCGCATCGACCCCGACGTGAGCGCGACGGTCGGCCCGACCTCGGTCGCGGTGGCGCTCGGGTGGGCCTCCACCGAAGAGGACGCACGCGCGGCCGTCGAGCAGCTCGAGGGCGCAGCATCCGTCTCCGAGACCGTCGAGGTGACCGGACGCCTGATCTCCGACGAAGGGCCGGTGCTTCCGCCCCGTGGCGAGGATCCGCAGACGCTGACGCGCATGTCGCCGGCCGCACTGCTCGGCCAGTGGCACGATGTCGACGCCCTGTTCGTCTACCGGCCCTACATCGCCTCGGTCGAGGCCGTCGCGGGTCTCGACGCGATCTCATCGCCGGCGCCGGTCGAGGGCTCGGGCATCAACTGGCTCAACATCTTCTACGCCGTCGAGTGGGCGGTCTTCGCGGGCTTCGCGTTCTACCTCTGGTACCGCCTCGCGAAGGACGCGTGGGAGAAGGAGGTCGAGGACTTCGAGGACGACCGCGCGTCCGGCGACGACCCCGAGCCCGCAGCATCCTGA
- a CDS encoding glycosyltransferase translates to MTTDPAPSLPDADYVLVGSRVALGLDGGFAVAVPSRLRLLASAGAPDPLQLSVDGASPEVHAAQRQAFVDAGLLESTASARNLFDDIVADPSWLRAAGEPLTDGAFDGEQRVITDASGSAIVSLPVFRDNPTWHLTDAPIVVHAPDGDRVLRGFRSLYGAWLTHLADERRAAAGDPDRVLVVIFESRQIGEAMVDWDDPRVRLVHTVHNSHLPEPYDDPDAAVTGMWQRWLSTLDRYDAVLWPTAAQRDEVAARFGDPGTFHVVPNTVELGTEPPGVESRDPHRVVMLNRLAPQKRVDLAIRAWVRVVEAVPGARLDVYGDGPLREELQGLIDELGVAASVCLHGATADRDAIFDRAALFVTSTAFEGQGLSIAEALARGLPVVSTDARYGPREAVDGAGVLVPPGDLDAFADAIIGLLQDDERRAALSARARAAAARFASDAVRPALVTALRSVVEKPSRRAR, encoded by the coding sequence GTGACGACGGACCCCGCCCCCTCGCTGCCCGACGCCGACTATGTGCTGGTCGGCAGCCGCGTCGCCCTGGGGCTCGACGGCGGGTTCGCGGTCGCCGTGCCGTCGCGGCTGCGCCTGCTCGCGTCGGCCGGGGCGCCCGACCCGCTGCAATTGAGCGTCGACGGCGCGTCGCCCGAGGTCCACGCCGCGCAGCGGCAGGCCTTCGTCGACGCCGGCCTGCTCGAGAGCACGGCGTCGGCACGCAACCTCTTCGACGACATCGTCGCCGATCCGTCGTGGCTCCGCGCGGCGGGCGAGCCCCTCACGGATGGCGCGTTCGACGGGGAGCAGCGGGTGATCACGGATGCCTCGGGCTCGGCGATCGTCTCGCTGCCCGTGTTCCGCGACAACCCGACGTGGCACCTCACCGACGCCCCGATCGTGGTGCACGCCCCCGACGGGGACCGCGTGCTGCGCGGCTTCCGGAGCCTGTACGGCGCGTGGCTCACGCACCTGGCCGACGAGCGTCGCGCGGCCGCCGGCGACCCCGACCGCGTGCTCGTGGTGATCTTCGAGTCGCGCCAGATCGGCGAGGCGATGGTCGACTGGGACGATCCCCGCGTGCGGCTCGTGCACACCGTGCACAACTCGCACCTGCCGGAGCCGTACGACGACCCCGATGCTGCGGTCACCGGGATGTGGCAGCGGTGGCTGTCGACCCTCGATCGCTATGACGCCGTGCTCTGGCCGACCGCGGCTCAGCGGGACGAGGTCGCCGCGCGCTTCGGCGACCCCGGAACGTTCCACGTGGTGCCCAACACGGTCGAGCTCGGCACCGAGCCGCCGGGCGTGGAGTCGCGCGACCCGCACCGCGTCGTGATGCTCAACCGGCTCGCCCCGCAGAAGCGCGTCGACCTCGCGATCCGTGCGTGGGTGCGGGTGGTCGAGGCCGTACCCGGAGCGAGGCTCGATGTCTACGGCGACGGCCCGCTGCGCGAGGAGCTGCAGGGCCTGATCGACGAGCTCGGGGTGGCAGCATCCGTGTGTCTGCATGGCGCGACCGCCGATCGCGACGCGATCTTCGACCGTGCCGCGCTGTTCGTCACGTCGACGGCGTTCGAGGGGCAGGGGCTGTCGATCGCCGAAGCCCTCGCGCGCGGCCTGCCGGTGGTGTCGACCGACGCCCGGTACGGTCCCCGCGAAGCGGTCGACGGCGCCGGCGTGCTCGTGCCGCCGGGTGACCTCGACGCGTTCGCCGACGCGATCATCGGCCTGCTCCAGGACGACGAGCGTCGCGCCGCCCTGTCCGCCCGCGCCCGCGCGGCCGCGGCGCGCTTCGCATCGGACGCCGTGCGCCCCGCGCTCGTCACTGCCCTGCGCTCGGTGGTCGAGAAGCCTTCGCGCCGCGCGCGCTGA